A single Lactuca sativa cultivar Salinas chromosome 8, Lsat_Salinas_v11, whole genome shotgun sequence DNA region contains:
- the LOC111913090 gene encoding disease resistance protein Roq1 isoform X1 produces MASSSSSSSSQPWEYHVFLSFRGEDTRQNLVGHLYKALVEKGIYTYKDDETLPRGESISPALMKAIEGSQLAVVVFSKNYADSSWCLEELSHIMECKETRGQIVMPIFYDVDPSYVRNQKEKYGEAFAKHELKNTDKIKSLVQAIIIDPCGWFFAPFERKREYDEEYTKQHSENKTKVESWRKAIVDTSNISGWFIANRDQSKAVEEIVETISQKLHPTLVEDDNLIGMKVRMQDLMSKLQIGFGGKRMIGIWGVGGGGKTTLASSIYDDISRKFDGCCYLKNVREESSKTNGLENLQEKILCGILKQNQVGVGRVEEGRRMIRDRLQHKKVLIVLDDVNELEQLEELAGSHDWFGEGSRILITTRDEHILTGHKVDVIHNISLLNDDEAMKLFCKHAPQGYRRIKDYEQLSKDVVSYACGLPLALRVLGRFLCDKETNEWRSALARLKEIPETDILEKLKLSFDVLTHLERELFLDIACFFRGVYKDERIMMKLDARGFHPVIGIKVLIQKALITISDGRFDMHDLVQEMGHYIVRGKHPKNPEKHSRVWKVEDVLKICAMDATTNLDKIEAINLLYLRSDESHVYHIVANMKKLRSISLEYYEALFETPLLIIMPGNFPPRELCCLTLRFLNAKQLWEGYKYLPNLRMINLEHLRNLIKTPDFNGLPNLERLMVYDSPLLEEIHPSFGQSENLVCVEIRSCDNLQMLPPITQMKHLETLVLSGCSTVNNLSKIQQNMEKFVPQNMNYIGLWFSSECLRKLDLRWFKLADGVIGSPAVWELPNLQELNLTGNSFVRLNFSLLRVPQLQYLNISQCYNLVELSDLPSSIAVVIADGCRSLETLGDISNCKCLWKVSLSEENNLGPHFGDMLLDSMLQGNAKHYFINITISDIDIWMGLPVVWVDWVKTYNMFLPHDWYNHFSGILMFVKSEAIYMEINISMKHGLEEDFQSQLSKESNERPDAHSRETCVGYVSFRSLRHSGCLDSTYNTISFSLCNEYLYGYGCRFRAILVPKDDPMQTADSSEFWDAEEVYERRVFTIQHDANSSIEILWRPVCHL; encoded by the exons AtggcatcttcatcatcatcatcatcatctcagccATGGGAGTACCATGTTTTCCTTAGTTTTAGAGGAGAAGATACTCGTCAGAATCTTGTGGGCCATCTCTACAAAGCTCTTGTAGAAAAAGGGATCTACACTTACAAAGATGATGAAACACTTCCTCGTGGGGAATCAATCAGTCCAGCCCTTATGAAGGCTATTGAAGGATCACAACTTGCTGTCGTCGTATTCTCTAAAAATTATGCAGATTCATCGTGGTGTTTAGAGGAACTTTCACATATTATGGAATGCAAGGAAACGAGAGGCCAAATAGTTATGCCTATATTTTATGACGTGGATCCGTCTTATGTGCgaaatcaaaaagaaaaatatggagAAGCATTTGCCAAACACGAGCTCAAGAACACTGACAAAATCAAATCTTTGGTTCAGGCAATTATAATTGACCCTTGTGGGTGGTTCTTTGCACCGTTTGAACGAAAAAGGGAATACGATGAAGAATATACCAAACAGCACTCAGAGAATAAGACAAAGGTTGAATCATGGAGAAAAGCAATCGTGGATACAAGTAACATATCTGGATGGTTTATTGCCAACAG GGATCAGTCGAAGGCTGTTGAAGAAATTGTTGAGACAATTTCACAAAAGTTGCATCCAACATTAGTTGAGGATGACAACCTGATTGGAATGAAGGTTCGTATGCAAGATTTGATGTCAAAGTTGCAGATTGGGTTTGGTGGTAAGAGGATGATTGGAATATGGGGGGTTGGGGGTGGTGGCAAGACTACTCTTGCCTCTTCTATTTATGATGATATCTCTAGAAAGTTTGATGGTTGTTGCTATCTAAAAAATGTCCGGGAGGAATCCAGTAAAACGAACGGTTTGGAAAACTTGCAAGAAAAAATTCTTTGTGGtattttgaaacaaaatcaaGTGGGGGTAGGGAGAGTTGAAGAAGGAAGACGCATGATAAGGGATAGATTACAACATAAAAAGGTGTTGATTGTCCTTGATGATGTCAACGAGCTTGAGCAGCTAGAAGAGTTAGCTGGATCACATGATTGGTTCGGTGAAGGAAGCCGGATATTAATCACCACTAGAGATGAACATATATTAACTGGACACAAAGTAGATGTGATACACAATATTAGCTTGTTAAACGATGATGAGGCTATGAAGCTCTTTTGTAAGCATGCACCCCAGGGTTATAGACGTATAAAAGATTATGAGCAGCTTTCAAAAGATGTGGTTTCATATGCTTGTGGGCTCCCATTAGCACTTAGAGTTCTCGGTCGTTTTCTATGTGACAAAGAGACAAATGAGTGGAGGAGTGCTTTGGCTAGATTGAAAGAAATCCCAGAGACTGATATTTTGGAAAAGCTAAAACTCAGCTTTGATGTACTTACGCACCTAGAGAGAGAGTTGTTCTTGGACATTGCATGTTTCTTCAGAGGGGTGTATAAAGATGAACGTATAATGATGAAGCTTGATGCTCGTGGCTTTCACCCTGTTATAGGCATAAAGGTGTTGATACAAAAGGCCCTAATAACAATTTCAGATGGAAGGTTTGATATGCATGATCTGGTGCAAGAAATGGGACACTACATTGTTAGAGGGAAACACCCGAAGAATCCTGAAAAACATAGTAGAGTGTGGAAGGTGGAGGATGTTCTAAAAATATGTGCTATGGATGCAACAACG AACCTTGACAAGATCGAAGCTATAAATCTTTTGTATTTAAGGAGTGACGAATCACATGTTTATCATATCGTTGCAAACATGAAGAAACTTCGGTCGATTAGTTTGGAATACTATGAAGCATTGTTTGAGACTCCACTATTAATTATAATGCCAGGAAATTTTCCACCAAGGGAGCTTTGTTGTCTAACACTGAGGTTTCTCAATGCAAAACAACTTTGGGAGGGTTACAAG TATCTACCAAATTTGAGGATGATCAATCTTGAACACTTGCGGAACCTAATCAAGACACCTGATTTTAATGGGCTTCCGAACCTTGAAAGATTGATGGTTTATGATTCTCCGCTTTTAGAAGAGATTCATCCATCATTTGGACAGTCGGAAAACCTTGTTTGTGTAGAGATACGGAGTTGCGACAATCTTCAGATGCTTCCTCCCATTACCCAGATGAAGCATCTGGAGACTCTTGTACTCTCAGGATGCAGTACAGTTAATAATCTTTCAAAGATCCAACAAAATATGGAGAAGTTTGTACCTCAAAACATGAACTACATAGGGCTATGGTTTTCTAGTGAATGCTTAAGAAAGCTGGATCTCAGGTGGTTCAAATTGGCAGATGGAGTCATCGGATCTCCTGCTGTTTGGGAGTTACCCAACTTGCAAGAACTCAATCTAACAGGAAATAGTTTTGTACGTTTGAATTTTAGTCTCTTGCGAGTTCCTCAACTCCAATATCTCAACATATCACAATGCTATAACCTTGTAGAATTGTCGGATCTTCCATCAAGTATAGCTGTTGTTATAGCGGATGGTTGTAGGTCACTTGAAACCCTTGGAGACATTTCAAACTGCAAATGCTTGTGGAAAGTCTCACTTTCAGAGGAGAACAACCTTGGTCCACATTTTGGTGACATGTTACTAGACTCCATGCTCCAG GGAAACGCCAAACACTACTTTATCAATATCACTATTTCAGACATTGACATTTGGATGGGGTTACCTGTAGTTTGGGTCGACTGGGTGAAGACTTATAATATGTTCCTTCCACATGATTGGTACAATCACTTTTCTGGGATTTTGATGTTCGTCAAATCTGAAGCCATCTATATGGAAATTAATATAAGTATGAAGCATGGCTTAGAAGAAGATTTTCAATCTCAGCTTTCAAAGGAGTCTAATGAAAGGCCTGATGCTCATTCTCGAGAGACATGTGTAGGATATGTTTCATTTCGTTCATTGAGGCACTCCGGATGCTTGGATTCAACATACAATACCATTTCGTTTTCCTTATGCAATGAGTATTTGTATGGATATGGGTGTCGGTTTAGGGCTATACTCGTTCCTAAAGATGATCCAATGCAAACAGCAGATTCATCAGAATTTTGGGATGCGGAGGAAGTTTATGAAAGAAGGGTATTTACCATCCAACATGATGCAAACTCCTCTATC
- the LOC111913090 gene encoding disease resistance protein Roq1 isoform X2: MASSSSSSSSQPWEYHVFLSFRGEDTRQNLVGHLYKALVEKGIYTYKDDETLPRGESISPALMKAIEGSQLAVVVFSKNYADSSWCLEELSHIMECKETRGQIVMPIFYDVDPSYVRNQKEKYGEAFAKHELKNTDKIKSLVQAIIIDPCGWFFAPFERKREYDEEYTKQHSENKTKVESWRKAIVDTSNISGWFIANRDQSKAVEEIVETISQKLHPTLVEDDNLIGMKVRMQDLMSKLQIGFGGKRMIGIWGVGGGGKTTLASSIYDDISRKFDGCCYLKNVREESSKTNGLENLQEKILCGILKQNQVGVGRVEEGRRMIRDRLQHKKVLIVLDDVNELEQLEELAGSHDWFGEGSRILITTRDEHILTGHKVDVIHNISLLNDDEAMKLFCKHAPQGYRRIKDYEQLSKDVVSYACGLPLALRVLGRFLCDKETNEWRSALARLKEIPETDILEKLKLSFDVLTHLERELFLDIACFFRGVYKDERIMMKLDARGFHPVIGIKVLIQKALITISDGRFDMHDLVQEMGHYIVRGKHPKNPEKHSRVWKVEDVLKICAMDATTNLDKIEAINLLYLRSDESHVYHIVANMKKLRSISLEYYEALFETPLLIIMPGNFPPRELCCLTLRFLNAKQLWEGYKYLPNLRMINLEHLRNLIKTPDFNGLPNLERLMVYDSPLLEEIHPSFGQSENLVCVEIRSCDNLQMLPPITQMKHLETLVLSGCSTVNNLSKIQQNMEKFVPQNMNYIGLWFSSECLRKLDLRWFKLADGVIGSPAVWELPNLQELNLTGNSFVRLNFSLLRVPQLQYLNISQCYNLVELSDLPSSIAVVIADGCRSLETLGDISNCKCLWKVSLSEENNLGPHFGDMLLDSMLQTLTFGWGYL, from the exons AtggcatcttcatcatcatcatcatcatctcagccATGGGAGTACCATGTTTTCCTTAGTTTTAGAGGAGAAGATACTCGTCAGAATCTTGTGGGCCATCTCTACAAAGCTCTTGTAGAAAAAGGGATCTACACTTACAAAGATGATGAAACACTTCCTCGTGGGGAATCAATCAGTCCAGCCCTTATGAAGGCTATTGAAGGATCACAACTTGCTGTCGTCGTATTCTCTAAAAATTATGCAGATTCATCGTGGTGTTTAGAGGAACTTTCACATATTATGGAATGCAAGGAAACGAGAGGCCAAATAGTTATGCCTATATTTTATGACGTGGATCCGTCTTATGTGCgaaatcaaaaagaaaaatatggagAAGCATTTGCCAAACACGAGCTCAAGAACACTGACAAAATCAAATCTTTGGTTCAGGCAATTATAATTGACCCTTGTGGGTGGTTCTTTGCACCGTTTGAACGAAAAAGGGAATACGATGAAGAATATACCAAACAGCACTCAGAGAATAAGACAAAGGTTGAATCATGGAGAAAAGCAATCGTGGATACAAGTAACATATCTGGATGGTTTATTGCCAACAG GGATCAGTCGAAGGCTGTTGAAGAAATTGTTGAGACAATTTCACAAAAGTTGCATCCAACATTAGTTGAGGATGACAACCTGATTGGAATGAAGGTTCGTATGCAAGATTTGATGTCAAAGTTGCAGATTGGGTTTGGTGGTAAGAGGATGATTGGAATATGGGGGGTTGGGGGTGGTGGCAAGACTACTCTTGCCTCTTCTATTTATGATGATATCTCTAGAAAGTTTGATGGTTGTTGCTATCTAAAAAATGTCCGGGAGGAATCCAGTAAAACGAACGGTTTGGAAAACTTGCAAGAAAAAATTCTTTGTGGtattttgaaacaaaatcaaGTGGGGGTAGGGAGAGTTGAAGAAGGAAGACGCATGATAAGGGATAGATTACAACATAAAAAGGTGTTGATTGTCCTTGATGATGTCAACGAGCTTGAGCAGCTAGAAGAGTTAGCTGGATCACATGATTGGTTCGGTGAAGGAAGCCGGATATTAATCACCACTAGAGATGAACATATATTAACTGGACACAAAGTAGATGTGATACACAATATTAGCTTGTTAAACGATGATGAGGCTATGAAGCTCTTTTGTAAGCATGCACCCCAGGGTTATAGACGTATAAAAGATTATGAGCAGCTTTCAAAAGATGTGGTTTCATATGCTTGTGGGCTCCCATTAGCACTTAGAGTTCTCGGTCGTTTTCTATGTGACAAAGAGACAAATGAGTGGAGGAGTGCTTTGGCTAGATTGAAAGAAATCCCAGAGACTGATATTTTGGAAAAGCTAAAACTCAGCTTTGATGTACTTACGCACCTAGAGAGAGAGTTGTTCTTGGACATTGCATGTTTCTTCAGAGGGGTGTATAAAGATGAACGTATAATGATGAAGCTTGATGCTCGTGGCTTTCACCCTGTTATAGGCATAAAGGTGTTGATACAAAAGGCCCTAATAACAATTTCAGATGGAAGGTTTGATATGCATGATCTGGTGCAAGAAATGGGACACTACATTGTTAGAGGGAAACACCCGAAGAATCCTGAAAAACATAGTAGAGTGTGGAAGGTGGAGGATGTTCTAAAAATATGTGCTATGGATGCAACAACG AACCTTGACAAGATCGAAGCTATAAATCTTTTGTATTTAAGGAGTGACGAATCACATGTTTATCATATCGTTGCAAACATGAAGAAACTTCGGTCGATTAGTTTGGAATACTATGAAGCATTGTTTGAGACTCCACTATTAATTATAATGCCAGGAAATTTTCCACCAAGGGAGCTTTGTTGTCTAACACTGAGGTTTCTCAATGCAAAACAACTTTGGGAGGGTTACAAG TATCTACCAAATTTGAGGATGATCAATCTTGAACACTTGCGGAACCTAATCAAGACACCTGATTTTAATGGGCTTCCGAACCTTGAAAGATTGATGGTTTATGATTCTCCGCTTTTAGAAGAGATTCATCCATCATTTGGACAGTCGGAAAACCTTGTTTGTGTAGAGATACGGAGTTGCGACAATCTTCAGATGCTTCCTCCCATTACCCAGATGAAGCATCTGGAGACTCTTGTACTCTCAGGATGCAGTACAGTTAATAATCTTTCAAAGATCCAACAAAATATGGAGAAGTTTGTACCTCAAAACATGAACTACATAGGGCTATGGTTTTCTAGTGAATGCTTAAGAAAGCTGGATCTCAGGTGGTTCAAATTGGCAGATGGAGTCATCGGATCTCCTGCTGTTTGGGAGTTACCCAACTTGCAAGAACTCAATCTAACAGGAAATAGTTTTGTACGTTTGAATTTTAGTCTCTTGCGAGTTCCTCAACTCCAATATCTCAACATATCACAATGCTATAACCTTGTAGAATTGTCGGATCTTCCATCAAGTATAGCTGTTGTTATAGCGGATGGTTGTAGGTCACTTGAAACCCTTGGAGACATTTCAAACTGCAAATGCTTGTGGAAAGTCTCACTTTCAGAGGAGAACAACCTTGGTCCACATTTTGGTGACATGTTACTAGACTCCATGCTCCAG ACATTGACATTTGGATGGGGTTACCTGTAG